DNA sequence from the Patescibacteria group bacterium genome:
AGCAATGATGATAATCTGGGGAAATATTTATGGCACTATTAGAGAGGCTGAAACCCAAGAACCAATTGAAGGAGCGTCAATAGAACTTTTTAAAGTAGATGCATTAGATGAAGTCTGGGATATGAGAACCTCAAATACTCAAGGCGAATATGCTTTTGAAGGTGATTTCTTTGGTGACTGGCTAATGAAAGTTTCTAAGCCAGGGTATTTAACCCAATCTCAAAATGTAATAGTTAATTCATGGTCATCAGTTACCCTTGATTTTTATCTTGAACCCGAAGCCCAAGAACCGGAAATTGACCCTCTTATTTTACAATACGAACCGATTCTTTATCTCCATCCTGATGAAACTTATCAGCCGATGAATGTTGAGGCCTATGTGGGGCATTGTTCGTTGTGGGATTCGCATGGCGCGGCGGCTGATGAATTATTGAAGGACGAGAGTATACTTAACCCCGTTACTTTGGACGATTTAAACTTTGAAGGGATTGATTCGTCTGGGTATTATTTGCAGTTTGTTGAGGACTTAGCTATTAAATGGCCGGATGCCAAAAAGGCAAGCATAGAGTATGAACAGATGAAAAATAATGGTGAGGTTAAATACGCACGCTATGTAATAAAAATGACTGATAAAGTTGAAGAAACAGGGGAAGAATATATTGTGTTGCAATATTGGTACTTTTATGCTTTTAACGATTGGCAAGAAAAAGGTGGCCTTAACAATCACGAGGGCGATTGGGAGGTTGTAATGATTTTTATAAGCAAAGAAGATGGTCAACCTAAATATATTGCCTATTCATCGCATCATAACAGGGGACGAATAGAAGAACCCTGGCAACTTCAGTATACATCGGTAAGAAAATCGTGGGATAGCTCAGAAGTAGTAAAACAAAATGATCAAGTTATCTCGTTTGTAGGAATTGGCTCACATGCCAATTATCCCAATGATGGAGATAATGGCATACACCCAATCCCTGGTTTTCCCGATGATCGAACATCAACTAATGGACTTCATCTGGACAATACTAATTGGGAATATATCGTCGTGTTTAAAGAAAACGAGTTACCTAAATGGGTAACCGGATATCGAGGTAAGTGGGGTGTTTTTGTGGGAATGTGGGGCTTTAATGGCTGTAACCACCTTTATCCTTCCCAATACAATAGATTTACTGAACCCATTAAATGGGCTGGCGTAGATAAGGTTGGTCAGCAGACAGTATGGGAGACGGGTGTTTATGTTCTCAACTTTATCAAACAAGAAACAGAATTAGTTTTTGATGAAGCGGTTAATATCGGCACCACAATCCTTGTTGACCTTCACGATGAGATAATTCAAATCGGTAAGAATATTAAAGAAATTTCTTTCCTGCCTCATTTCTGGGACATTGAATCAAACTTAGAAAATAATACTTTTAACGCAGAGGCAACCTTTGGTTATGACCCAGAAGAAATAGATATAATGGGGTTGGAAGAAAAATTTTTAGATGCCTTTGGTCTTGACGACCTGCAAAAACTTTGGCAAAAAATTCCATCCGTAATAGATTTAGAAAATAACACCATTAGTTTTAACACCACTCATTTTTCTAGATATGCTATTGGCGTAGAAAAATGGCAGGATATAACCGATGAAGTTCAGGTAATAAAAGATAGAGGTTGGGGAGGACATATTGAGAAAATAATTGAAAAAGGCAAGAAATTT
Encoded proteins:
- a CDS encoding carboxypeptidase-like regulatory domain-containing protein — protein: QEENNMHFQKSNPKILVIIFVFMISTLVGNFFVFKPVKAMMIIWGNIYGTIREAETQEPIEGASIELFKVDALDEVWDMRTSNTQGEYAFEGDFFGDWLMKVSKPGYLTQSQNVIVNSWSSVTLDFYLEPEAQEPEIDPLILQYEPILYLHPDETYQPMNVEAYVGHCSLWDSHGAAADELLKDESILNPVTLDDLNFEGIDSSGYYLQFVEDLAIKWPDAKKASIEYEQMKNNGEVKYARYVIKMTDKVEETGEEYIVLQYWYFYAFNDWQEKGGLNNHEGDWEVVMIFISKEDGQPKYIAYSSHHNRGRIEEPWQLQYTSVRKSWDSSEVVKQNDQVISFVGIGSHANYPNDGDNGIHPIPGFPDDRTSTNGLHLDNTNWEYIVVFKENELPKWVTGYRGKWGVFVGMWGFNGCNHLYPSQYNRFTEPIKWAGVDKVGQQTVWETGVYVLNFIKQETELVFDEAVNIGTTILVDLHDEIIQIGKNIKEISFLPHFWDIESNLENNTFNAEATFGYDPEEIDIMGLEEKFLDAFGLDDLQKLWQKIPSVIDLENNTISFNTTHFSRYAIGVEKWQDITDEVQVIKDRGWGGHIEKIIEKGKKFLEEFTGWGKQDLTRRVRIRNKSEEDIKGPLRLVIDSIDKEGVTVKDPDGYTFEGKPYFDISDTYPQCRFIGDEKEIKEILGQEEKNFRRYFPSKLKDKIKKIFQDKGMPRIICGKLIEKKPEIAPYIEYFLPPKMITKDQIIEFGSDFVLDQKKPPNFNFKMVVLNKIVEWE